One Trichomycterus rosablanca isolate fTriRos1 chromosome 12, fTriRos1.hap1, whole genome shotgun sequence DNA window includes the following coding sequences:
- the parp9 gene encoding protein mono-ADP-ribosyltransferase PARP9, translating to MTEQIHVPLSPKGLEVLKLEQTRSAFSSAVQGKFGCTIEFKNVAAASSFASGRAKITRQIKYSKQLPNGVNISVWKDDLTTHTVGAVVNAANEFLSHGAGLALALSKAGGPEINRTSKEIIKHHGKVPTGDAVLAPAGNLPCDMIIHAVGPMMSSSPSGMEIQKASDLLEKAIRRILEITDRSNLQSVAIPAISSGIYNFPLHLCAKIIVNTVKAYSYAKKSGHSGMDVRLVNNDDPSVCEMERACNAVFGPSDSPHMSGAVQRQRQESTQSVLSSLVLGNVTLVLKKGAIEDERTDVIVNTTGTDLDLSKGLVSVALLGKAGNSLQKEIKQFKSWHSNVPVGEVFETSGYALNCKTVFHTVCAPKDNTHANQILNNVVQKCLEKASAKMISSISFPAIGTGNLGLRRDEVAQIMIKAVTDFAPFCDWKLNVCFVIFPKDIETIRAFEKEMAFTQQRLDPGVLSHTNSKSQVSHSSVEEKRPCIMLFGNSTEALKEAKQWSLNILGISSHKVAISNNHVAHLDQDDHANLTKIQATFNVTIKELFKEGRCEIIINGEPVSVSQAAVEVEALLCKTQEQFAATEEREMNHWYNIPGFKAGSIERRPKDRSSQECTKIVDKLEKTGLYVEKVEEINNPCLTKIFELNKKRIGSEGKTLYQRVNAQFCNLICKVGFQREYAPPTEQKYGAGIYFTTDLSKAKYLWPDSEEVYVYIIVAQVLTGKSTSGSSGLILPPPIGNDPLHRHDSVNNIIKDIFVIFNGQLALPKFIITCKRSRSTGV from the exons ATGACGGAGCAAATCCATGTTCCCCTCTCCCCAAAAGGGCTTGAGGTTCTAAAACTTGAACAGACTCGCTCTGCATTTTCCTCTGCAGTTCAAGGAAAATTTGGTTGTACCATTGAGTTCAAAAATGTGGCTGCAGCTTCATCATTTGCAAGTGGCAGAGCAAAAATCACACGTCAAATTAAGTACAGCAAACAGCTGCCTAATGGTGTCAACATATCTGTCTGGAAAGATGATCTTACTACACATACAGTTGGTGCTGTGGTTAATGCAGCCAATGAATTTTTAAGTCACGGAGCAGGACTTGCTCTAGCGCTGAGTAAAGCTGGAGGTCCTGAGATAAACAGAACaagtaaagaaataataaaacatcatgGTAAAGTTCCCACAGGTGATGCCGTTCTTGCCCCAGCTGGAAATCTTCCTTGTGATATGATCATACATGCTGTTGGACCCATGATGTCATCAAGTCCATCAGGAATGGAAATTCAAAAAGCCTCAGACTTGTTAGAGAAAGCAATTCGGCGCATCTTAGAGATAACTGATCGCAGTAACCTGCAGTCTGTTGCGATTCCAGCGATTAGCTCAGGCATTTATAACTTTCCACTGCACCTTTGTGCAAAAATCATTGTAAACACTGTGAAGGCATACAGTTATGCAAAGAAATCAGGACACAGTGGGATGGACGTCCGTCTGGTGAATAACGATGATCCATCAGTTTGCGAGATGGAGAGGGCCTGCAATGCAGTTTTCGGGCCATCTGACTCCCCACATATGAGTGGTGCAGTGCAAAGGCAGAGGCAGGAATCAACACAGTCTGTGCTCTCAAGTCTGGTGCTTGGAAATGTGACACTTGTCCTTAAAAAGGGGGCCATTGAGGATGAAAGA acAGATGTCATTGTAAACACGACAGGCACCGACCTTGATTTATCAAAAGGGTTGGTATCGGTTGCTTTACTGGGAAAAGCTGGAAACAGTCttcaaaaagaaataaagcaatttaagtCCTGGCATTCCAATGTTCCTGTGGGAGAAGTTTTTGAAACCAGTGGCTATGCTCTTAACTGTAAGACAGTATTCCACACTGTCTGTGCTCCAAAAGATAACACTCATGCCAATCAG ATTCTTAATAATGTGGTACAAAAATGTCTCGAAAAAGCAAGCGCTAAAATGATTTCATCTATATCTTTCCCTGCGATTGGCACTGGAAACCTTGGGCTTAGGAGAGATGAAGTAGCTCAAATAATGATCAAAGCCGTAACAGATTTTGCACCATTTTGTGATTGGAAATTGAACGTATGCTTTGTAATTTTTCCAAAGGACATTGAGACAATAAGG GCTTTTGAAAAAGAAATGGCTTTTACTCAGCAACGACTTGATCCTGGAGTGTTAAGCCACACCAATAGCAAAA GCCAGGTCTCTCATAGCAGTGTGGAAGAAAAAAGACCTTGCATCATGTTATTTGGAAACTCAACAGAGGCATTAAAAGAGGCAAAACAATGGTCTCTCAACATCCTAGGCATATCATCACACAAAGTGGCAATCAGTAACAACCACGTTGCGCACTTGGACCAGGACGATCATGCAAATCTCACAAAAATCCAGGCCACATTTAATGTAACCATCAAAGAGCTCTTCAAGGAGGGCAGATGTGAAATTATCATTAATGGGGAGCCTGTGAGTGTCAGTCAGGCAGCAGTGGAGGTGGAAGCATTGCTGTGTAAGACCCAAGAGCAATTTGCTGCAACAGAAGAAAGAGAAATGAACCACTGGTATAATATTCCTGGTTTCAAAGCAGGATCAATTGAGAGAAGACCTAAAGATCGTAGCAGCCAAGAGTGCACAAAAATAGTGGACAAATTAGAAAAAACAGGCCTGTATGTTGAGAAG GTGGAGGAAATAAACAACCCTTGCCTAACAAAGATCTTTGAGTTGAACAAAAAGCGAATAGGTTCTGAAGGCAAGACACTGTACCAGCGTGTGAATGCACAGTTCTGTAATCTGATCTGCAAGGTGGGCTTTCAGAGGGAGTATGCACCACCTACAG aGCAAAAGTATGGAGCTGGAATCTACTTCACTACAGATTTGAGCAAGGCAAAATACTTGTGGCCAGACAGTGAAGAAGTGTACGTCTACATCATTGTAGCTCAGGTGCTCACTGGCAAAAGTACATCTGGCTCATCAGGTTTGATTTTACCTCCTCCAATTGGAAATGACCCGCTACATCGTCATGATAGTGTGAACAATATTATAAAAGACATCTTTGTTATATTCAATGGCCAACTGGCTCTCCCTAAGTTCATCATCACATGCAAACGAAGCCGGTCTACTGGTGTTTAG